The following coding sequences are from one Melanotaenia boesemani isolate fMelBoe1 chromosome 19, fMelBoe1.pri, whole genome shotgun sequence window:
- the LOC121630412 gene encoding uncharacterized protein LOC121630412, producing MCESNSTPYGLRSLVECMSRATLLAHPDDIPGFLSTYTQKMLQFRDGRSNDTANVAFLYQEQWENNFFQEECKKAEVLKPSTEDFLSPTPSMSGESSHNLEKSMSSNAKEELPSSKPTQVPPELRVLSVSVPSTTEAKLSAWPLLPPAPQRAPLQKQQGKMLTKDRDSVYMCPLADCSYHNKKEDRNPVDGLGSIGISTASETENNLGLQKANIEPRSFKKHIPYRPKGGYIVDPELMPKRGRAAVSGRHASNVQTVVLENKICTNVSQMPPKTPMHAHLLMIHCACKRMHAPCSKWQLQSSGWHNITSQPNKEIQQARKGRNSSAVTPLLAPYY from the exons ATGTGTGAGAGTAATTCCACACCATATGGGCTGAGAAGCTTGGTGGAGTGTATGTCCAGGGCAACACTCCTAGCACATCCTGATGATATCCCAGGATTTCTATCAACATAtacacagaaaatgttacagTTTAGGGATGGCAGATCAAATGATACTGCAAACGTTGCTTTTCTGTATCAAGAGCAGTGGG AGAACAACTTCTTTCAAGAAGAATGCAAAAAGGCAGAAGTCCTAAAACCATCTACAGAGGACTTCCTTTCACCAACACCCAGTATGTCGGGTGAATCTTCTCACAATCTAGAAAAAAGTATGAGTTCAAATGCTAAAGAAGAACTTCCCTCAAGTAAACCAACACAAGTTCCACCAGAACTGAGAGTATTATCAGTCAGCGTTCCCTCTACAACGGAGGCAAAACTATCTGCATGGCCACTACTACCACCAGCCCCACAGAGGGCTCCCTTACAAAAGCAACAAGGAAAAATGTTGACAAAGGATCGTgacagtgtgtatatgtgtccCCTGGCTGATTGTTCATACCATAATAAAAAGGAAGACAGAAATCCAGTTGATGGATTAGGGTCAATCGGGATCAGCACAGcttctgaaacagaaaataatctgGGGCTGCAAAAAGCAAACATAGAGCCaaggtcatttaaaaaacatattccTTACAGACCCAAAGGTGGGTATATTGTAGACCCGGAACTAATGCCAAAGAGAGGCAGGGCAGCTGTGAGTGGCAGACATGCCTCCAATGTACAGACCGTTGTGTTAGAGAACAAGAtctgcacaaatgtctcacaaaTGCCTCCTAAGACCCCTATGCACGCTCACCTCCTTATGATTCATTGTGCATGTAAGAGGATGCATGCACCCTGCAGTAAATGGCAGCTTCAGTCTAGTGGGTGGCATAACATCACCTCACAACCTAACAAGGAGATTCAGCAGGCAAGAAAGGGAAGAAACTCTTCAGCTGTGACTCCACTCCTGGCACCGTACTACTAA